A genomic region of Runella rosea contains the following coding sequences:
- a CDS encoding tetratricopeptide repeat-containing sensor histidine kinase: MKYNYIIIIFLGLIYFEASAQLTTSRVDEWIQSWPYTDTEKKDSMLVWSNQLLEASKALNYPRAEAYALRFKGLYHDYDNNPSEAIKYYFEFLKKTKAYGNVSDQMSATSDLVYIYMLINQLDKAKPLLMSFTALTDKSALDQKKLSSFYNNLGIIYRKEDKKDSAILAYQASLTIKEKLKDEKGLINLRINLSSLLVNQQKYTEALKLTEQNLQYLQKKESKTDLWYNLVNKAGSLDGLKRYDECIFYLNEALALAQSLKSETFEQQTIEQISGTYANQKQFVKAYEYLRKSNDLKAQLINKQTNEKIAELQEQHNAGERERQNQLLNSQLEAQKNKQVAYGIGLAALLVVVAVTMFAYVKNLRKNKLITAQNQKLNELNTEKNQLMAIVSHDLSSPFTAIRMWANTLNENAKKSDLAEAREMILKISTFGLSTIQKILTIDKGEINVLNLQDVDIADLLKNLHERFKAEVDRKNITLKIKALQNNETILTDKNLLERALQNLVSNAIKFSHTDSDICVSTYQHDREMVFEVKDSGVGISEHDQGRLFERYNELSPKPTGVETSNGLGLSIVKRIAEELGGTISVQSSLGAGSTFYLKLKDSAPWLDNG, translated from the coding sequence ATGAAGTATAACTACATCATTATCATTTTTTTAGGGCTAATTTATTTTGAAGCTTCGGCTCAATTGACCACGTCGCGAGTAGATGAGTGGATTCAAAGCTGGCCCTACACGGATACTGAGAAAAAAGACTCCATGTTGGTATGGTCCAATCAACTTCTGGAAGCCTCAAAAGCACTTAACTATCCAAGAGCCGAAGCTTATGCCCTAAGATTCAAAGGCTTGTACCATGATTATGACAACAACCCTAGCGAAGCCATCAAATATTATTTTGAATTTCTAAAAAAAACCAAGGCGTACGGCAACGTTTCGGATCAAATGTCGGCTACGTCTGATCTGGTTTACATTTACATGCTTATTAATCAGTTGGACAAAGCTAAACCCTTGCTCATGAGTTTTACGGCTCTGACTGACAAAAGTGCGCTCGACCAAAAAAAGCTGAGCTCTTTCTATAATAATTTAGGAATTATCTACCGAAAAGAGGATAAAAAAGACAGTGCTATTTTGGCGTATCAGGCATCGCTCACCATCAAAGAAAAACTCAAAGACGAAAAGGGACTGATAAATTTGAGAATCAACCTGAGTTCGTTGCTGGTCAATCAGCAAAAATATACCGAAGCCCTGAAGCTGACCGAACAAAACCTGCAATACCTCCAAAAGAAAGAAAGCAAGACTGATCTGTGGTACAATCTGGTGAATAAAGCCGGATCACTCGACGGGCTGAAACGATACGATGAATGTATTTTTTATTTGAATGAGGCATTAGCACTGGCCCAAAGCTTAAAATCAGAAACTTTTGAACAACAAACCATCGAGCAGATTTCAGGTACGTATGCCAATCAAAAACAATTTGTAAAAGCCTATGAATACCTCCGCAAAAGCAACGACCTGAAAGCTCAACTGATTAATAAACAGACCAACGAAAAAATAGCTGAACTGCAGGAACAGCATAATGCGGGAGAACGGGAACGACAAAATCAACTTCTTAACTCACAACTCGAAGCCCAAAAAAACAAACAAGTAGCGTACGGAATCGGCTTGGCCGCTTTACTGGTGGTAGTGGCCGTTACGATGTTTGCTTACGTAAAAAACCTCCGTAAAAACAAGCTCATTACTGCCCAAAATCAAAAACTCAACGAACTCAACACCGAAAAAAATCAGTTGATGGCAATCGTTTCACACGATTTGAGCAGTCCTTTTACGGCCATCAGGATGTGGGCCAATACCCTCAACGAAAACGCTAAAAAATCAGATTTGGCTGAGGCCAGAGAAATGATTCTGAAAATATCAACGTTTGGTTTAAGCACGATTCAAAAGATTCTGACCATTGACAAAGGGGAAATCAACGTTTTAAATCTTCAGGATGTTGACATTGCTGACTTGCTAAAAAACCTACATGAACGATTTAAGGCCGAAGTAGACCGAAAAAATATCACACTTAAAATCAAGGCTTTACAAAACAACGAAACCATTTTAACGGACAAAAACCTGCTTGAAAGAGCATTACAAAATCTGGTATCAAATGCCATTAAATTCTCACACACCGATTCTGATATCTGCGTCAGCACATACCAGCATGACCGAGAAATGGTTTTTGAAGTCAAAGATTCTGGGGTTGGAATTTCGGAGCATGACCAAGGCAGGTTATTTGAACGGTATAACGAATTAAGCCCAAAACCAACAGGCGTAGAAACATCAAACGGTTTAGGATTGAGTATTGTGAAACGCATCGCTGAAGAATTGGGGGGAACCATCAGCGTTCAATCATCCCTCGGTGCGGGGAGCACGTTTTATCTAAAATTGAAAGACTCAGCGCCTTGGTTGGACAATGGTTAG
- a CDS encoding response regulator, which yields MDIQAQPIRVVLLDDHEIFLKGLEKLLSQQPVLRLVASFSTGKMLIETLPQLQADVLLLDLQVPDITAEELLAQIKKIYPKVPVLYLTMMRGSRIMHRIEKLGASGYILKDASVAQLLTAIQCVAAGDTYFLEESLSKDEEKNTVTQPSIRVAESLSKREIEILNLVCQEYSSAEIGEKLFLSTGTVDTHRRNILVKLGVNNTVGLVKFAIQNGLLNEV from the coding sequence ATGGACATTCAGGCACAACCTATCCGAGTTGTCTTGCTCGACGACCACGAGATATTTCTAAAAGGCTTAGAAAAACTCCTCAGTCAGCAGCCTGTTCTGCGGTTGGTAGCCTCATTTTCAACGGGTAAAATGCTAATAGAAACGCTACCACAATTACAAGCCGACGTACTGCTGCTCGACCTCCAAGTACCCGACATTACTGCTGAAGAACTGCTGGCTCAAATCAAAAAAATATACCCAAAAGTACCCGTTCTCTATCTAACCATGATGCGTGGGAGCCGCATCATGCACCGTATTGAGAAATTGGGGGCCAGTGGTTATATCCTCAAAGATGCCTCGGTGGCGCAGTTGCTCACTGCCATCCAATGCGTGGCGGCGGGCGACACATATTTCTTAGAAGAAAGTCTATCAAAAGACGAAGAAAAAAACACCGTTACACAACCTTCAATCCGGGTAGCTGAGTCATTGAGTAAACGAGAGATTGAAATTTTAAACTTGGTTTGCCAAGAATATAGCAGCGCCGAAATCGGCGAAAAACTATTTCTCAGTACCGGCACCGTCGATACACATCGCAGAAATATCCTTGTCAAATTGGGCGTCAACAATACCGTAGGTTTGGTAAAATTTGCAATTCAAAACGGACTATTGAATGAAGTATAA
- a CDS encoding glycosyltransferase, with the protein MRILNICAYTWAIGGPARIIYDHTTVVLKQGHEVDILSPATPGDKIYPAPEGARVIVCKRTQPISRFFPEFSLELWDFLKTHIHEYDVVHCHGIWHFGSVAPFLFKNNTPKAITIHGLLDKWALNHGFWKKKIFSILFQKRFLKRANLIQINNHDELNDLKQYLGFQHPNVAIIPNGMQLAELADLPPKGTFRAKFNLPDNKKLVLFMGRLNIKKGLDLLLPAFQKYTQNHDDTLLILAGPDDGYQTETERFIEAHQLQNKMVMVGMLTGETKKAALADATIFALPSYSEGFSIAALEAMTAGVPALVSDRIGFDGTVAQYQAAHEVPLTVEGVYEGLLKLLQQPQYADTLRQNARKMVETLYDIEIVATNLAKEFEKIVRKK; encoded by the coding sequence ATGAGAATTTTAAATATTTGTGCTTACACGTGGGCAATCGGCGGTCCAGCCCGCATTATTTATGACCATACCACCGTCGTTTTGAAGCAGGGACACGAAGTAGATATTCTGAGTCCTGCTACCCCTGGCGACAAAATTTATCCTGCTCCCGAAGGCGCACGGGTCATTGTTTGTAAGCGCACGCAACCCATCAGTCGTTTTTTTCCTGAATTTTCGTTGGAGCTATGGGATTTTCTCAAAACCCACATCCATGAGTACGACGTGGTGCATTGCCACGGAATTTGGCATTTTGGCAGCGTGGCGCCTTTTCTGTTTAAAAACAATACCCCTAAAGCCATTACGATTCACGGTTTGCTCGACAAATGGGCGCTTAATCACGGTTTTTGGAAAAAGAAAATTTTCTCCATCCTGTTCCAAAAACGCTTTCTAAAGAGGGCTAATCTCATTCAAATCAACAACCACGACGAACTCAACGACCTCAAACAATATTTGGGATTTCAACACCCCAACGTGGCCATCATTCCCAACGGAATGCAGTTGGCCGAGCTGGCTGATTTGCCGCCAAAAGGCACATTTCGGGCAAAATTCAACCTTCCTGACAATAAAAAGCTTGTTTTGTTTATGGGACGACTCAACATCAAAAAAGGCTTGGATTTATTACTTCCAGCCTTTCAAAAGTATACCCAAAACCACGACGACACCTTGCTCATTTTAGCGGGCCCAGACGACGGCTACCAAACCGAAACCGAGCGGTTCATTGAGGCACACCAACTGCAAAACAAAATGGTCATGGTGGGAATGCTGACGGGTGAAACAAAAAAAGCGGCTTTGGCCGATGCCACCATTTTTGCGCTTCCCTCTTATTCTGAAGGCTTTTCGATTGCCGCTTTGGAAGCCATGACAGCGGGGGTTCCCGCCTTAGTATCTGATCGGATTGGTTTTGACGGAACTGTAGCGCAGTACCAAGCCGCCCACGAAGTGCCCCTGACCGTTGAAGGCGTATATGAAGGCTTATTAAAATTGTTGCAACAGCCCCAATACGCGGATACACTTCGTCAAAATGCCCGAAAAATGGTGGAAACGTTGTACGATATTGAAATTGTGGCCACCAATCTGGCGAAAGAATTTGAGAAAATTGTGCGGAAGAAATAA
- a CDS encoding DUF2490 domain-containing protein: MRHIFLFFTAFLTFPCIAQNVTLYGVAPSYSQMGRISGKWSYNLNATSAINMISQIVENKNFPAGHTHFVLQAMSVYQLNKKWSVGGGYAFGRHNIFGLRENENRLIAQVSYQHKLGNFIITHRGRYEWRQPVNLQTHIRSKADIGRYQFWVTYPLYDVSTTKKGFYLMASNEAFLYFKGATNGPVSSRNGSLLSENWMHLGGGYNAGKTRAELGYCFQALVRNKVQDYRLFNLLQINIYHTINWDDVQYWWYM; this comes from the coding sequence ATGAGACATATTTTTTTGTTTTTCACGGCTTTTCTTACTTTTCCTTGCATTGCCCAAAACGTTACACTTTATGGCGTGGCACCGAGTTATTCCCAAATGGGGAGAATTTCAGGTAAGTGGAGTTATAATTTGAATGCAACGTCGGCAATCAACATGATTAGTCAGATCGTTGAAAACAAGAACTTCCCCGCTGGGCATACACATTTTGTCCTTCAGGCCATGTCGGTTTATCAACTCAACAAAAAATGGTCGGTTGGCGGTGGGTATGCGTTTGGACGTCATAATATTTTTGGGCTACGGGAAAATGAAAATCGGCTCATTGCTCAGGTTTCTTACCAACACAAATTAGGCAATTTTATCATCACCCATCGTGGGCGTTACGAATGGCGTCAACCCGTTAATTTACAGACACATATTAGGTCTAAGGCGGATATTGGGCGGTATCAGTTTTGGGTAACGTATCCTCTTTATGATGTGAGTACAACCAAAAAAGGCTTTTACTTAATGGCTTCTAATGAAGCCTTTCTGTACTTCAAAGGAGCGACCAATGGGCCTGTGAGTTCGCGTAACGGTTCGCTACTTTCTGAAAACTGGATGCACCTCGGGGGCGGATACAATGCTGGAAAAACCCGCGCAGAACTGGGGTATTGCTTTCAGGCGCTGGTTCGCAATAAAGTACAGGACTATCGACTTTTTAATTTATTGCAAATCAATATCTATCACACCATCAACTGGGATGACGTACAGTATTGGTGGTATATGTAG